One Erpetoichthys calabaricus chromosome 8, fErpCal1.3, whole genome shotgun sequence DNA segment encodes these proteins:
- the tnfrsf1b gene encoding tumor necrosis factor receptor superfamily member 1B → MWLLSLFAICALRSLAAGPVTEDSSPPYTSELRQCRKNNTEYYNEAIKKCCSKCPPGFFQEEECNESKNTKCKACREKTYTELWNYHRQCFQCIVCRGGTKEVAPCTTSSRRQCQCPEDSYCTTWQFPLCYRCTLLSKCPPGQGANPAGNVLTNTVCSDCPPGTFSSSLSSTEACHLHTICSDHGRTLLLPGNSTSDATCGELMTPLPVLLRTRRLPENSIPAVKSGELVTRVPPLSTDQLQPPEGTTVILQSMQNANSSTFPLVLILPLAGTVILLVAIVTVLHITKSCWLTGKKEKADGEAQQDPSVQSSSDGGQRCSSLVKASGQETQCLLEDHNSSNHSISSSATSSSNSGTNVPNCCHEQDSVAAERYQQIGTQRQNSDCTTGTNACVSVHIKAIINCHHGTSLIHKDCPAGPSETCSCSQESQYGEQDQDSVVHLSQEESYVSLMDSQQHTDKDARLAVQEADPKGLLS, encoded by the exons ATGTGGCTGCTGTCACTGTTTGCAATCTGCGCCTTAAGGTCTCTCGCGGCGGGGCCGGTGACTGAG GACTCCTCTCCGCCATACACATCAGAGTTGAGACAGTGCCGAAAAAACAATACAGAATATTACAATGAAGCCATAAAGAAATGTTGCAGCAAGTGCCCTCCAG gGTTTTTCCAGGAGGAAGAGTGcaacgagtcgaaaaacaccaagTGCAAAGCCTGCCGAGAGAAGACGTACACGGAGCTGTGGAACTACCACCGGCAGTGCTTCCAGTGCATCGTGTGCAGAG GTGGGACGAAAGAAGTGGCCCCCTGCACAACGTCAAGCCGGCGACAATGCCAGTGCCCTGAAGACTCCTACTGCACCACATGGCAGTTTCCTTTATGCTATAGGTGCACGTTGCTTTCCAAGTGTCCACCGGGGCAGGGGGCAAATCCTGCAG GAAATGTCCTCACGAATACAGTGTGTTCAGACTGTCCTCCCGGCACCTTTTCTAGCAGCCTATCCAGCACTGAGGCCTGCCACCTGCACACCAT CTGTTCTGACCACGGCAGAACTCTGCTTCTGCCAGGGAATTCTACCTCTGACGCGACATGTGGAGAGCTTATGACACCTTTGCCTGTGCTGCTCAGGACTCGGCGCCTGCCAGAGAATTCCATCCCTGCTGTGAAAAGTGGAGAGCTTGTGACACGTGTGCCCCCTCTGAGCACAGACCAACTGCAGCCACCAGAGGGCACAACAGTGATCCTGCAGTCTATGCAGAATGCTAACAGCAGCACATTCCCATTGG tgcTGATCCTTCCTTTAGCTGGAACAGTCATCTTACTGGTTGCCATTGTTACAGTCCTTCACATCACAAAGTCCTGCTGGCTCACGG GGAAAAAAGAGAAGGCTGATGGTGAAGCACAGCAG gaccccAGTGTCCAGTCCTCCTCTGACGGTGGGCAGAGATGTTCTTCTTTGGTGAAGGCTTCAGGACAAGAGACACAATGCCTCCTAGAGGACCACAACTCCAGCAACCATTCAATTTCTTCTTCGGCCACGTCCTCCAGCAACAGTGGCACTAATGTGCCCAATTGTTGCCATGAACAGGATTCTGTAGCTGCTGAACGTTACCAGCAGATTGGGACCCAAAGACAAAACTCAG ATTGCACAACTGGGACAAATGCTTGTGTCAGTGTACACATTAAAGCTATCATCAACTGTCACCATGGTACTAGTTTGATACACAAAGACTGCCCAGCAGGACCCTCTGAAACCTGTAGCTGTTCCCAGGAGTCACAGTATGGAGAGCAGGACCAGGACTCAGTGGTACACCTGTCTCAGGAGGAGTCCTATGTGAGCCTGATGGACTCCCAGCAGCACACAGACAAAGATGCTCGTCTAGCAGTGCAAGAAGCTGACCCTAAAGGCCTGCTGAGTTAG